The following coding sequences lie in one Corynebacterium anserum genomic window:
- a CDS encoding UDP-glucose dehydrogenase family protein: MRMTVFGTGYLGATHAACMAELGHDVLGVDVDEAKISALMGGTVPFFEPGLEEVLRRNINNGRLRFTTNYKEAATFASVHFIAVGTPQRKGAYAADTSYVSAVIENLAPLIEGHHTVFGKSTVPVGTANQLQELADRLLSTSSDFSLPASSGTSSSSLSSPDPLPSSSDATSSAPSIDIAWNPEFLREGHAVKDTLHPDRIVLGVGRCEQGGVEEIAREIYQDALHAGTPFLVMDLPTAELVKVSANAFLATKISFINAVSEICETVGADVTKLADAIGYDERIGRKFLGAGLGFGGGCLPKDIRAFMARAGELGADQAMTFLREVDAINMRRREKMVEMTRQVFGGAVLGHNVTVLGAAFKPNSDDVRDSPALNVAGSLSLGGATVTVYDPEAMPNARTLFPTLNYASSAEEALEGAEVVLVATEWREFQELDPAKARTLVNPRIENPVVIDGRNCLNQEAWTAAGWQVRALGRG, from the coding sequence ATGCGTATGACTGTGTTTGGCACGGGCTACCTGGGCGCCACCCATGCTGCTTGCATGGCGGAACTAGGGCATGACGTGCTGGGTGTGGATGTGGACGAAGCAAAGATCAGCGCTCTGATGGGAGGCACCGTTCCATTTTTTGAGCCTGGTTTGGAGGAGGTGTTGCGTCGGAATATTAACAACGGCCGGCTGCGATTCACCACGAACTACAAAGAAGCCGCAACCTTCGCATCGGTGCACTTCATCGCGGTGGGAACTCCTCAACGCAAGGGAGCGTACGCCGCGGATACCTCGTACGTCAGCGCGGTGATAGAGAATCTCGCCCCGCTCATCGAAGGTCATCACACTGTGTTCGGCAAATCTACCGTCCCCGTTGGTACCGCCAACCAGCTTCAGGAACTCGCCGATAGATTACTGTCTACCTCCTCCGATTTTTCTCTGCCTGCCTCCTCCGGCACCTCATCTTCATCCCTTTCTTCCCCCGATCCCCTGCCTTCCTCCTCCGACGCCACTTCTTCCGCACCCAGCATTGACATCGCCTGGAACCCTGAGTTTCTACGCGAGGGGCACGCCGTGAAGGACACGCTGCATCCTGACCGGATTGTGTTGGGAGTAGGGCGGTGCGAACAGGGGGGCGTGGAGGAGATCGCGCGGGAAATTTACCAAGACGCCCTCCACGCAGGTACCCCATTCCTTGTCATGGACTTGCCCACAGCCGAACTGGTGAAAGTCAGCGCGAATGCATTTCTCGCGACCAAGATCAGCTTCATTAACGCGGTGAGTGAGATCTGTGAAACCGTGGGCGCTGACGTGACAAAGCTCGCTGATGCCATTGGCTACGACGAGCGTATAGGGCGAAAATTCCTAGGAGCCGGCCTGGGCTTTGGGGGTGGCTGCTTGCCGAAGGATATCCGCGCCTTCATGGCCCGCGCCGGTGAGCTGGGGGCAGATCAAGCAATGACGTTCTTGCGTGAAGTGGATGCGATTAATATGCGGCGTCGGGAAAAGATGGTGGAGATGACCAGGCAGGTCTTCGGCGGCGCCGTGCTGGGCCACAACGTAACGGTGCTGGGCGCAGCGTTCAAACCAAATTCCGACGACGTACGTGATTCCCCTGCGCTGAATGTGGCCGGGTCACTATCCCTCGGTGGCGCGACCGTCACCGTGTATGACCCCGAGGCGATGCCCAACGCCCGCACACTCTTCCCCACACTCAATTACGCATCCTCCGCGGAAGAAGCCTTGGAAGGGGCGGAAGTAGTGCTGGTTGCCACCGAATGGCGCGAATTCCAAGAACTAGATCCGGCGAAAGCCCGAACGTTGGTGAACCCGCGAATTGAAAATCCCGTGGTCATCGACGGGCGCAACTGCCTGAACCAAGAAGCGTGGACCGCCGCTGGTTGGCAAGTCCGAGCACTCGGCCGCGGATAA